A genomic stretch from Xiphophorus maculatus strain JP 163 A chromosome 16, X_maculatus-5.0-male, whole genome shotgun sequence includes:
- the LOC102233089 gene encoding hemicentin-2-like: MTEWILFVQLFVGLLLIPGEDAFCPIELIPTRVVVKYGDPISVNCTTSAGKLDGLGWESSEGGASAPDTQRYVMLTVQSVTQWGSHPMCFLNFAQTQCSTRLGLVIYTFPENISISSSIESSEEMTENEEYSFTCSILNIAPVQNLTVRWYKGNQVIYSENLTNSTKHPTNQTSIFRFTPTRQDDRTTIRCEAHMDLGPEGPQFNASSRELSIGVMFGPEIECHTVEIQEGESLDGKCKVTGNPTPHIKWLKNGHSINLQYSLRRNDTGTYEVKAEGLASVEKKVQLIVFYGPEWTCPHTYTILEHTRHNLTCSQGFPEPTEIWYKDEDEVQLPVFLTRSNAGQYFVRVSNNLTTLNFTVDIVVHYPPSHILELEDSEVEVGEVLGLKCSSVGNPRPNYSWIYYRTHNVNERTEDGISRLIINNATGFNIGSYTCHAWNERGNVSKTVRVTVKGAKQECPIEIHPDSMVLQYQSSGQSANCKAQTNNSANNAYWLIRQKNGINKKENINWTPNTHEDWDPRPVCHASFLGIGWCNKTLHYILYKEPENVSVSETVNNSASSEEGSSMTLECKIVKVAPAEHLRVRWLWQRGNETIEPDSVGVDSKSECSFPEDKSPVMVVCTMNITLNRTLHGIQVKCEAELNLGPKGPQPPPLMTSDPFTLSVLYKPTINTTKLPELVPVISGYKEELVCEADGNPAPKITWNYTSATAFLGSNGTLIVNEEGSYICIANNSLSTDTREVKVILKEDYLPLLAGFVALTVVAISIIFVFIYSIYYKNTKMRRYSLKNPKLSSHNGNVAHNGWDIQLPVTKLS, translated from the exons atgACTGAGTGGATATTATTTGTTCAACTATTTGTGGGGCTGCTTCTTATTCCAG GTGAAGATGCCTTCTGTCCTATTGAGCTGATCCCAACTCGTGTTGTGGTGAAATATGGAGATCCAATCTCAGTCAATTGCACAACATCAGCAGGGAAATTGGACGGACTCGGCTGGGAATCTTCAGAAGGAGGCGCAAGCGCACCTGATACGCAGAGATATGTGATGCTGACAGTTCAGAGTGTGACACAGTGGGGCAGTCATCCAATGTGTTTCCTCAACTTTGCACAGACTCAATGTAGCACCAGACTTGGACTTGTTATCTACA CATTTCCAGAAAACATTAGCATCAGCTCCAGCATTGAATCCAGtgaagaaatgacagaaaatgaagaGTATAGCTTCACATGTAGCATCCTCAATATTGCACCTGTTCAAAATCTCACTGTAAGGTGGTACAAGGGAAACCAGGTCATCTACAGTGAGAATCTAACAAATAGCACAAAGCATCCCACCAACCAGACGTCTATCTTTCGTTTTACACCGACAAGACAGGATGACCGAACCACTATCAGATGCGAAGCACATATGGACTTGGGGCCAGAAGGTCCACAATTTAATGCATCTTCACGTGAATTAAGTATTGGAGTAATGT TTGGACCTGAGATTGAATGCCACACCGTAGAGATTCAGGAGGGAGAATCTTTGGATGGGAAATGTAAAGTGACAGGAAACCCCACTCCGCACATTAAGTGGCTGAAAAATGGACATTCCATAAACCTCCAGTATTCTCTGAGAAGAAATGACACGGGAACATATGAAGTCAAAGCAGAAGGTCTTGCCTCGGttgaaaaaaaagtccaacttatTGTGTTCT ATGGACCAGAGTGGACGTGTCCACATACATATACTATTCTAGAACACACTCGACACAATCTCACATGCAGTCAGGGCTTCCCAGAACCTACTGAGATCTGGTacaaagatgaagatgaggTTCAACTTCCAGTCTTCCTAACAAGGAGCAATGCGGGCCAGTACTTTGTCAGAGTTTCAAACAATCTGACAACTCTCAACTTCACAGTGGACATTGTTGTTCATT aCCCACCATCACATATATTGGAGCTTGAAGACTCAGAAGTTGAGGTTGGGGAAGTTTTGGGACTGAAGTGCTCTTCTGTAGGTAACCCACGCCCCAACTACTCCTGGATTTACTACAGGACTCACAATGTGAATGAGAGAACAGAAGATGGAATATCTCGCCTGATCATCAACAATGCCACTGGATTCAACATTGGTTCCTACACTTGCCATGCTTGGAATGAGAGAGGAAATGTCTCCAAAACTGTTAGAGTCACTGTCAAAG GTGCTAAGCAGGAATGCCCTATTGAAATACATCCAGATTCAATGGTGTTGCAATACCAAAGCAGCGGGCAGTCTGCGAACTGCAAGGCCCAAACCAATAACTCTGCTAACAATGCGTACTGGCTGATCAGACagaaaaatggaataaataaaaaggaaaacataaattgGACTCCAAACACACATGAAGACTGGGACCCACGTCCTGTTTGTCATGCATCGTTTTTGGGAATAGGATGGTGTAACAAAACTCTACATTACATTCTTTACA AAGAACCAGAAAATGTCTCCGTGAGTGAAACTGTGAACAACTCAGCATCTTCAGAAGAGGGAAGTAGCATGACACTGGAGTGTAAAATTGTGAAAGTGGCTCCTGCAGAACATCTCAGAGTACGGTGGTTGTGGCAACGAGGGAATGAGACTATTGAGCCTG ATTCAGTGGGAGTAGACAGTAAGTCGGAATGCAGCTTTCCTGAGGATAAATCTCCTGTAATGGTGGTTTGCACCATGAACATCACTCTGAATAGGACTCTCCATGGAATCCAGGTCAAATGTGAAGCTGAACTGAACCTGGGACCCAAAGGACCTCAGCCTCCTCCACTTATGACATCCGATCCATTCACACTCAGCGTCCTCT ATAAACCCACGATTAACACTACAAAGCTTCCTGAGTTGGTCCCAGTGATCAGTGGTTATAAAGAGGAGCTTGTTTGTGAGGCTGATGGCAACCCTGCCCCAAAGATCACATGGAATTACACCTCAGCCACAGCGTTTCTTGGGTCAAATGGCACGCTCATTGTAAATGAAGAAGGCAGCTACATCTGCATTGCTAATAACAGTCTCTCCACTGACACACGTGAggttaaagtcattttaaaag aggACTACCTGCCCCTCCTAGCTGGATTTGTGGCTCTCACAGTTGTGGCTATCTCCATCATTTTCGTCTTCATCTACTCGATCTACTACAAGAACACCAAAATGCGTCGCTACAGCCTTAAAAACCCTAAACTCAGCAGTCACAATGGGAATGTGGCTCACAACGGCTGGGACATCCAGCTACCAGTGACCAAGCTGTCTTAG
- the icam3 gene encoding intercellular adhesion molecule 3 — MRLFLFFAFMIYAGKRAHGCEIKFTPPMVYVVFGGSTSANCRTTCNNTDGIGWESSFGGTGLIEGRSTLDVNLVKVNDWSTEPKCYTVYSDGTQDILALPITIYKMPKKVFMPKPPTLMADSEYHLLQCSVFDVAPVNRLVISWHKGDEMVYEQKLEGTDRRPVNKSVEATVDIVAEDNGKKVWCEAKLDLPAEQSPQPMQSELHELTVYYPPTFTEPKNETLENVVGTKISLNCTATGNPTPVYKWNFADPTLKGMQGQNATGSIFTLEFRTPVVYKCVASNAAGERTKYFHLDKPEGNYTTMGVLLGVFLTLAAVIIIIGAIFVSRNGLCTIPRNIY, encoded by the exons ATGCGGCTGTTTCTGTTCTTCGCCTTTATGATCTACGCAG GAAAGCGTGCACATGGCTGTGAAATTAAGTTCACTCCCCCGATGGTTTATGTGGTATTTGGAGGTTCTACGTCAGCCAACTGCAGGACAACATGCAACAATACGGACGGGATTGGCTGGGAGTCTTCATTTGGAGGAACTGGTCTTATAGAGGGACGCTCCACTTTAGATGTGAACCTTGTCAAGGTTAACGACTGGAGTACTGAACCAAAATGTTATACTGTGTATTCTGATGGTACACAGGATATTTTAGCGCTACCAATTACTATTTACA AAATGCCAAAGAAGGTATTTATGCCAAAGCCTCCGACTCTGATGGCCGATAGTGAATATCATCTCTTACAGTGCTCAGTTTTTGATGTTGCACCAGTAAACAGGCTTGTCATATCCTGGCACAAAGGAGATGAAATGGTCTATGAGCAGAAGCTTGAAGGTACCGATCGACGTCCAGTCAATAAGTCTGTTGAAGCAACAGTAGACATTGTTGCAGAGGATAACGGAAAGAAGGTCTGGTGTGAAGCAAAGCTAGACTTACCAGCAGAACAAAGTCCTCAGCCGATGCAATCAGAGTTGCATGAATTAACAGTTTACT ATCCACCAACTTTCACTGAGCCTAAAAATGAGACCCTGGAAAATGTTGTTGGTACAAAAATATCTTTGAACTGCACGGCTACAGGAAACCCTACTCCAGTTTACAAGTGGAACTTTGCAGACCCCACGCTAAAGGGGATGCAGGGGCAAAATGCTACTGGGTCGATTTTTACTTTGGAATTTAGGACTCCAGTAGTCTACAAATGTGTAGCCTCTAATGCTGCTGGTGAAAGAACCAAATATTTCCACCTCGACAAACCTGAAG GAAATTATACCACCATGGGAGTCCTGTTGGGAGTATTTCTGACTCTGGCAGCTGTGATCATCATCATTGGTGCCATTTTTGTGTCAAGAAATGGATTGTGTACTATCCCAAGAAATATCTATTAA